A part of Colletotrichum higginsianum IMI 349063 chromosome 11, whole genome shotgun sequence genomic DNA contains:
- a CDS encoding Nudix domain-containing protein: MHPSFYTAACLVLAVVANPVKPGSVDEGGSRSRCGVVAFEGSGKVWMVHSKADGLILPKGGYDSDKDSNMEDCVVREAKEEAGVNVIRSSIVALSVDDGSVHWFKCKVSGHGTRTDASLGGRKPPRALPVADAMTELKKDTKGKKKGMRKALEAATG; this comes from the exons ATGCATCCATCCTTCTACACTGCTGCATGCCTCGTCCTCGCGGTCGTCGCAAACCCAGTCAAGCCAGGCTCAG TTGATGAAGGCGGTTCCCGCTCCCGCTGTGGCGTTGTTGCGTTCGAAGGAAGCGGCAAAGTGTGGATGGTTCATTCTAAGGCCGACGGACTTATACTACCCAAGGGTGGATATGATTCAGACAAAGATTCAAACATGGAAGACTGTGTGGTACGCGAGGCCAAAGAGGAAGCTGGAGTTAACGTCATTAGGAGCTCTATTGTAGCTCTTTCTGTTGACGATGGCTCGGTGCATTGGTTTAAGTGCAAAGTATCTGGCCACGGAACCCGAACCGATGCCTCCCTGGGAGGGCGCAAACCGCCACGCGCACTTCCAGTCGCAGATGCCATGACTGAACTGAAGAAGGACACtaagggaaagaagaagggcatgCGAAAAGCGCTTGAGGCTGCAACCGGGTAG
- a CDS encoding Integral membrane protein, with translation MKEGTFLKKVFICFCVWLVPIATGAAAAGIGVMEPVSGNWCWITRDRPDLRFSLTYVWRLLIMFATIYIYAYIWRYLGRRLRPSAKTPDLLQRTDASVDTSAAVPPHNRIQFVQGLKRVAIGKLYQRRRSATTSVD, from the exons ATGAAGGAGGGTACGTTCCTTAAGAAGGTCTTTATTTGCTTCTGCGTGTGGCTTGTTCCTATTGCtaccggcgccgcggcggctgggATTGGTGTTATGGAGCCCGTCAGCGGGAACTGGTGCTGGATAACGCGAGACCGACCCGACCTTAGATTCTCTCTTACCTACGTCTGGCGTCTATTGATCATGTTCGCCACGATTTACATCTACGCTTACATCTGGCGGTATCTCGGCCGACGTCTTCGCCCCAGCGCCAAGACGCCTGATCTCTTGCAGAGGACCGACGCCTCGGTCGACACGTCGGCTGCCGTGCCACCAC ACAACAGAATACAGTTCGTTCAGGGCCTCAAGAGGGTCGCAATCGGCAAGTTGTACCAACGCCGTCGCTCAGCAACAACATCAGTGGACTAG
- a CDS encoding Aurora kinase 2 splicing: MLYELADPKGLHMGMFDIDRSLGKGASGHVYLARERKNGFVCALKILNKKQMQRSCMQKQPEPCFDLSTAAQRQDPTYEDTKNLNKRLKWQMESLDRGLTFVPLDLPTAKLFVFVDGSFANNRDMTSQLGFIIILGNEEPIDGHDDAFKLTGNVVHYSSTKSKRVTRSVLASEIYGMVADVDMAYAILSTLAMITKKLNLPIIPTIAKSAK; the protein is encoded by the exons ATGCTCTACGAACTTGCGGATCCAAAGGGATTGCACATGGGCATGTTCGACATCGACCGCTCACTTGGGAAGGGCGCGTCTGGACATGTGTATCTTGCTCGAGAACGCAAGAACGGTTTTGTCTGTGCTCTCAAGATCTTAAACAAGAAACAAATGCAAAGGAGCTGCATGCAGAAGCAG CCTGAACCGTGCTTTGATCTGTCGACTGCCGCCCAGCGGCAGGATCCGACGTATGAGGACACCAAGAACCTCAATAAGCGCCTGAAGTGGCAGATGGAGTCCCTCGACAGAGGCCTCACCTTCGTACCTCTGGATCTGCCGACCGCAAAGCTCTTTGTTTTCGTGGATGGATCATTCGCTAACAATCGCGATATGACCTCACAGCTCGGTTTCATCATCATTCTCGGAAACGAAGAACCGATCGACGGCCACGATGATGCCTTCAAGTTGACCGGCAACGTCGTTCACTATAGCTCGACGAAGTCCAAAAGGGTCACCAGAAGCGTACTGGCCTCAGAGATCTACGGCATGGTGGCCGACGTAGACATGGCCTATGCCATCTTATCCACACTGGCCATGATCACGAAGAAACTCAACCTCCCGATTATACCTACGATCGC GAAAAGCGCCAAATGA
- a CDS encoding Nudix domain-containing protein, translating into MKSFNLLYTLFISSLFCPVLSAFLLLHLLLNTLQGHNDYRVVKEGSETLVYTNGYKNGRDAVTMVAISSNKIMVKTAFNAYDNTNNRLYLSQILMALWSNAGKSKSNLRYLAWENVNNDPVTDALEGARDFLDLGENDDFVLDVSSADADIWETFELTAFGRVATRICRETRKSVKKIHVDNNRGEETVTWEMR; encoded by the exons ATGAAATCCTTTAACCTCCTATATACTCTCTTTATCTCATCGCTCTTTTGCCCTGTGCTTTCCGCT TTTCTGCTGTTACACTTATTACTAAACACTCTCCAGGGACATAATGATTATAGAGTTGTTAAAGAGGGTAGTGAGACATTGGTTTATACGAATGGCTACAAAAATGGCCGAGATGCTGTTACTATGGTGGCGATCAGCAGCAACAAAATTATGGTCAAGACAGCATTTAACGCTTACGACAACACCAACAATCGACTCTACCTAAGCCAGATCTTGATGGCACTGTGGAGCAACGCAGGGAAATCAAAGTCGAACTTGCGCTACCTTGCCTGGGAGAACGTCAACAATGACCCAGTTACTGACGCACTTGAGGGCGCAAGGGACTTCTTAGATTTGGGGGAGAACGATGACTTTGTTCTGGATGTCAGCAGCGCGGATGCGGACATCTGGGAGACTTTTGAACTTACAGCTTTTGGAAGAGTGGCGACTAGAATTTGTAGAGAGACCAGGAAATCAGTCAAGAAAATTCATGTAGATAACAACAGAGGCGAGGAAACAGTTACTTGGGAGATGAGATAG
- a CDS encoding EC12a protein produces MKLLPLLAITTLVAAEVTNKEMKCQYVNLTSYTTVIHPCLHILSCISHGWQRNTEHTSMACQKRAGRGVQGIYEKGYCYVDADEKGIFINNRVD; encoded by the exons ATGAAGCTCCTTCCTCTGTTAGCAATTACCACGCTTGTAGCTGCCGAGGTCACCAATAAGGAAATGAAGTGCCAGTATGTTAACCTAACATCTTACACTACTGTTATTCACCCATGCTTACACATCTTAAGCTGCATCAGCCATGGCTGGCAAAGAAACACCGAACACACATCGATGGCGTGTCAGAAAAGAGCGGGTCGAGGTGTTCAGGGTATTTATGAGAAAGGGTATTGCTACGTGGATGCAGATGAAAAAGGCATTTTTATAAAT AACAGGGTGGATTAA